One Paludisphaera rhizosphaerae genomic window carries:
- a CDS encoding Gfo/Idh/MocA family protein, producing MTERWTRRELLAYSAFGAATAGLAPRSSSAQEEPAAPKPSGSPNEAITLGFIGVGGMGSGLLNIFKEFPDVRVAAVCDVYEPHVRRAKEAAGGKPETYGDFRKVLDRKDIDAVVIATPDHWHAIPTIMACQAGKDVYCEKPLSHRVAEGRAVADAAAKYKRVTQMGNLIHATENYHRVVEIVRSGALGKITKTRAWMAASRESMGRPADASPPPGCDYDFWLGPAPERPFNSNRFTFNWRWFWDYGGGILTDFCCHLIDLVHWSMEVDAPRTICATGGRYASNDNAETPDTLEVSYEYQKGDDHFVLAWSQTDASDHGFDGKPSGVMFQGTEATLVTNYTHHEIFPVKGKTIAEVPKTLPRSVGHHREWLDAIRTRATCSCNFEYGHRLTTVGELGNISLWTGEKLAWDPAAERITNHVEANQFLTKEYRKPWVLPTV from the coding sequence ATGACCGAACGATGGACAAGGCGGGAGTTGCTGGCCTATTCGGCCTTTGGAGCCGCGACCGCGGGTCTGGCTCCACGGTCGAGCAGCGCTCAGGAGGAGCCGGCGGCGCCCAAGCCCAGCGGTTCGCCCAACGAGGCGATCACGTTAGGGTTCATCGGGGTCGGAGGAATGGGGTCCGGCCTTCTGAACATCTTCAAGGAGTTCCCCGACGTTCGGGTCGCCGCGGTCTGCGACGTCTACGAACCTCACGTTCGACGCGCCAAGGAGGCGGCTGGCGGCAAGCCTGAAACTTACGGCGACTTCCGCAAGGTTCTCGACCGCAAGGACATTGACGCCGTCGTGATCGCGACGCCCGACCACTGGCACGCGATCCCGACCATCATGGCCTGCCAGGCGGGCAAGGACGTCTACTGCGAGAAGCCGCTCTCCCATCGCGTGGCCGAAGGACGGGCGGTCGCAGACGCCGCTGCCAAGTACAAGCGGGTCACGCAGATGGGGAACCTCATCCACGCCACCGAGAATTACCACCGGGTGGTTGAGATCGTCCGTTCGGGAGCCCTCGGCAAGATCACCAAGACCCGAGCCTGGATGGCCGCATCGCGAGAGAGCATGGGCCGCCCCGCCGACGCCTCTCCGCCCCCCGGCTGCGATTATGATTTCTGGCTCGGCCCCGCCCCCGAGCGGCCGTTCAATTCCAACCGCTTCACCTTCAACTGGCGCTGGTTCTGGGATTACGGCGGCGGCATCCTTACCGACTTTTGCTGCCATCTGATCGACCTCGTCCACTGGTCGATGGAGGTCGACGCCCCCAGGACCATCTGCGCCACCGGCGGGCGTTACGCCTCGAACGACAACGCTGAAACCCCAGACACGCTGGAAGTCTCCTACGAATACCAGAAGGGGGACGACCATTTCGTCCTCGCCTGGAGCCAGACCGACGCCAGCGACCACGGTTTCGACGGGAAGCCGTCGGGCGTGATGTTCCAGGGGACCGAGGCGACTCTCGTTACCAATTACACCCACCATGAGATCTTCCCGGTGAAGGGGAAGACGATCGCCGAAGTGCCCAAAACCCTTCCCCGTTCGGTCGGTCATCATCGCGAGTGGCTCGACGCCATCCGGACCCGAGCGACCTGCTCCTGCAACTTCGAGTACGGCCACCGTCTGACCACCGTCGGCGAGTTGGGCAACATCTCGCTCTGGACGGGGGAGAAGCTCGCCTGGGATCCAGCCGCCGAACGAATCACCAACCACGTCGAGGCGAACCAGTTCCTCACGAAGGAATACCGCAAGCCGTGGGTCCTGCCGACCGTCTGA
- a CDS encoding TlpA family protein disulfide reductase, with amino-acid sequence MRLRFAAALLGAMLPLAVPAAFAMADDRPADAILKDLDALERPKLDPEQRRDEAAVAAYYQAGQKYSQERSRLTVELLKSQADHPRLPGLLMERWGNPMISLTVTPEALIKEVDQVLATFNDEQLKRAGNFVKARAALQIHKDDPAAALAAVDEFINAVPQDQRAAGLLYAISRGLKDEAKQAEIEDRILKDFPNASVVRSIQGVRKQRESIGKPFALEFTDAINGSNVSIAGLKGKVVVIDFWATWCGPCVAEMPRMKKLYAEYKDKGVEFLGVSLDQPEDKGGLKALKEYVAKNEIAWPQYYQGNYWQSEFSSSWGINAIPALFVVDKDGNLASVEARHRLEALIPELLAKGTTPTP; translated from the coding sequence ATGAGACTGAGATTTGCAGCCGCCCTTCTCGGGGCCATGCTTCCCCTGGCCGTTCCCGCCGCCTTCGCGATGGCCGACGACCGCCCGGCCGACGCGATCCTGAAGGATCTGGACGCTCTCGAACGTCCCAAGCTCGACCCGGAGCAGCGTCGGGACGAGGCCGCTGTCGCCGCCTACTACCAGGCCGGCCAGAAGTACAGCCAGGAACGCTCGCGGCTGACCGTCGAACTCTTGAAGTCTCAGGCCGACCATCCCCGACTCCCCGGCCTCCTCATGGAGCGGTGGGGGAATCCCATGATTTCGTTGACGGTCACCCCGGAAGCCCTGATCAAGGAGGTCGATCAGGTTCTGGCGACCTTCAACGACGAGCAACTCAAACGGGCCGGCAATTTCGTCAAGGCTCGCGCCGCGCTTCAGATTCACAAGGACGATCCTGCCGCCGCGCTCGCGGCCGTCGACGAGTTCATCAACGCTGTTCCTCAGGATCAGCGGGCCGCCGGGCTGCTCTACGCGATCAGCCGCGGCCTGAAGGACGAGGCGAAACAGGCCGAGATCGAGGACCGAATCCTCAAGGACTTCCCCAACGCCTCGGTCGTCAGGTCGATCCAGGGCGTTCGGAAGCAGCGCGAGTCGATCGGCAAGCCCTTCGCTCTTGAGTTCACCGATGCGATCAACGGGAGCAACGTCTCGATTGCGGGCCTCAAGGGGAAGGTCGTGGTGATCGACTTCTGGGCCACCTGGTGCGGCCCTTGCGTCGCCGAGATGCCCCGCATGAAGAAGCTCTACGCCGAGTACAAGGACAAGGGCGTCGAGTTCCTCGGCGTCAGCCTCGATCAGCCCGAAGACAAGGGCGGCCTGAAGGCGCTCAAGGAATACGTCGCCAAGAACGAGATCGCCTGGCCGCAGTACTACCAGGGGAACTACTGGCAGAGCGAATTCAGCTCGTCATGGGGAATCAACGCGATTCCGGCTCTCTTCGTCGTCGACAAGGACGGGAACCTCGCCTCCGTCGAGGCTCGCCACCGGCTTGAGGCGTTGATTCCCGAACTCCTGGCCAAGGGAACGACCCCGACTCCCTGA
- a CDS encoding DUF1559 domain-containing protein yields MSIVPSVRRPAPRREAFTLIELLVVIAIIAVLIALLLPAVQSAREAARRAQCVNNMKQLGLGIMNFESTFGTLPAVNAVYRIAAGAPLIMDNTGGISTTIPVITSQVGGWAIQTVDYIEQGNLLNDIKASQASTDVVPRMNTVYTTSVAVYLCPSDGNNTKGYNVTSGTITNNYKMINYIASTGNDEWAQTLNGTTLQFGNARNGMFPRMNRGGTTSPPPFVTIASVTDGMSNTIALGERPVITGQEYKSVWYYGYMEAVGSLAVPVPTGSYTFRACTLPMPYKYESDLGTTTAKTCASGHMWSNHPGGSNWLFGDGSVRFMKYSMSLNTLAALSSRNGGEVISSDAY; encoded by the coding sequence ATGAGTATCGTTCCCTCGGTTCGACGCCCGGCTCCCCGTCGGGAGGCGTTCACCCTGATCGAATTGCTCGTGGTCATCGCGATTATCGCCGTGCTGATCGCTCTATTGCTGCCGGCCGTGCAGTCGGCCCGCGAAGCCGCACGTCGCGCTCAGTGCGTCAACAACATGAAGCAGCTCGGCCTCGGCATCATGAACTTTGAGAGCACCTTCGGCACCCTGCCGGCGGTGAACGCCGTCTATCGCATCGCGGCCGGCGCCCCGCTCATCATGGACAACACGGGCGGCATCTCCACCACGATTCCCGTGATCACCAGCCAGGTCGGCGGCTGGGCCATCCAGACCGTGGATTACATCGAGCAAGGCAACCTGCTGAACGATATCAAGGCGTCCCAAGCTTCGACCGACGTCGTGCCGCGTATGAACACGGTCTATACGACTTCGGTGGCGGTCTATCTCTGCCCGTCGGACGGCAACAATACGAAGGGCTACAACGTCACCAGCGGGACGATCACGAACAACTACAAGATGATCAACTACATTGCCTCCACGGGCAATGACGAATGGGCTCAGACGCTCAACGGGACGACTCTTCAGTTCGGCAACGCTCGCAACGGCATGTTTCCCCGCATGAACCGCGGCGGTACCACGAGCCCGCCGCCCTTCGTGACGATTGCCAGCGTCACCGACGGCATGAGCAACACGATCGCTCTGGGCGAACGTCCCGTCATCACCGGACAGGAATACAAGTCGGTGTGGTACTACGGCTACATGGAGGCTGTGGGAAGCCTCGCCGTGCCCGTCCCCACGGGCAGCTACACCTTCCGGGCGTGCACTCTGCCGATGCCTTACAAGTATGAGTCGGACCTGGGGACCACCACGGCCAAGACCTGCGCCTCGGGCCACATGTGGAGCAACCACCCGGGCGGCTCGAACTGGCTGTTCGGCGACGGCTCCGTGCGGTTCATGAAGTACTCGATGAGCCTGAACACGCTGGCGGCTCTCTCGAGCCGGAACGGCGGCGAGGTGATCTCGTCCGACGCGTATTGA
- a CDS encoding Gfo/Idh/MocA family protein has translation MTDPKAGASRRDFIKTGGAVAAAVSVAQAATPLVHAGEDNTIQVALIGAGGRGTGAAENALKTTSGPIKLVAMADVFNDKLENSYDQLDKEFKETKQLDVPKERRFLGFDAYKKAIDCLKPGDVAIFATPPAFRWLHFGYAIEKGVNVFMEKPVTVDGPTSKRMLELGEKAAAKNLKVGVGLMCRHCKARGELIERVRAGEIGDIITMRAYRQTGPVGSAFVQPKPNDISELLYQIRKFHGFLWASGGCYSDFLIHNIDECCWVKDAWPVKAQASGARTYRGDCIDQNFDTYSVEYTFEDGSKFFLEGRNIDGCKSEFASYAHGSKNSAVISTAAHSPAKCRIYKGQKIGSKKDLIWAFPQPEPNPYQLEWDHLIEAIRTDHPYNEVKRGVEASLVTSMGRMAAHTGETITFDDMLNCTHEFAPELERWTMNGAAPLQTLPNGKYPIPQPGIIRDREFG, from the coding sequence ATGACAGACCCCAAGGCCGGCGCTTCGCGCCGCGACTTCATCAAGACCGGCGGCGCCGTCGCCGCGGCCGTGTCGGTCGCGCAAGCCGCGACCCCTCTCGTCCATGCCGGCGAGGACAACACGATCCAGGTGGCTCTCATCGGGGCCGGCGGCCGGGGAACCGGGGCGGCCGAGAACGCCCTGAAGACCACCAGCGGCCCGATCAAGCTCGTGGCCATGGCCGACGTCTTCAACGACAAGTTGGAGAACAGCTACGACCAGCTGGACAAGGAATTCAAGGAGACCAAGCAGCTCGACGTTCCCAAGGAACGGCGATTCCTGGGCTTCGACGCCTACAAGAAGGCGATCGACTGCCTCAAGCCCGGCGACGTTGCGATCTTCGCCACCCCGCCGGCCTTCCGCTGGCTCCACTTCGGCTACGCCATCGAGAAGGGCGTCAACGTCTTCATGGAGAAGCCCGTCACCGTCGACGGCCCCACCTCCAAGCGGATGCTTGAACTCGGCGAGAAGGCCGCTGCCAAGAACCTGAAGGTCGGCGTCGGCCTGATGTGCCGCCACTGCAAGGCGCGCGGCGAGTTGATCGAGCGGGTCCGCGCCGGCGAGATCGGCGACATCATCACGATGCGGGCCTACCGCCAGACCGGCCCGGTCGGCTCGGCCTTCGTTCAGCCCAAGCCGAACGACATCAGCGAGCTGCTCTACCAGATCCGCAAGTTCCACGGGTTCCTGTGGGCTAGCGGCGGCTGCTACAGCGACTTCCTCATCCACAACATCGACGAGTGCTGCTGGGTGAAGGACGCGTGGCCGGTCAAGGCCCAGGCCAGCGGCGCCCGGACCTACCGCGGCGACTGCATCGACCAGAACTTCGACACCTACTCGGTCGAGTACACCTTCGAGGACGGCTCCAAGTTCTTCCTGGAAGGCCGTAATATCGACGGCTGCAAGTCGGAGTTCGCCAGCTACGCCCACGGTTCGAAGAATTCAGCCGTGATCTCCACGGCGGCCCACTCGCCGGCCAAGTGCCGCATCTACAAGGGCCAGAAGATCGGCTCCAAGAAGGACCTCATCTGGGCCTTCCCCCAGCCCGAGCCCAACCCCTACCAGCTTGAGTGGGACCACCTGATCGAGGCTATCCGCACCGACCACCCGTACAACGAGGTCAAGCGGGGCGTCGAGGCCAGCCTGGTGACGTCGATGGGTCGAATGGCCGCCCACACCGGCGAGACCATCACCTTCGACGACATGCTCAACTGCACCCACGAGTTCGCGCCGGAACTCGAGCGCTGGACCATGAACGGGGCCGCCCCGCTTCAGACGCTCCCCAACGGCAAGTACCCGATCCCGCAGCCGGGCATCATCCGCGACCGCGAGTTCGGTTGA